The genomic segment TGGAGGTCTGGATCGACCAGGACCTCTGTACCGGGGACGGCATCTGCGCGCAGTACGCGCCCGAGGTCTTCGAGCTGGACATCGATGGTCTGGCGTATGTGAAGAGCGCCGACGACGAGCTGTTGCAGGCTCCGGGGGCGACAACGCCCGTGCCGCTGACGCTCCTCAACGATGTGGTGGACTCGGCCAAGGAGTGTCCCGGGGACTGCATTCATGTGCGCCGCGTTTCGGACAGCGTCGAGGTGTACGGCCCCGACGCGGCCTGATTTCACCCCTGCGGCGGTGTCACACGCTGTGTGCCCCCGCGGGGGTGGTCCGCTCGAACGTGCCGTCCTTCCACTGCCACTTGGCCTTGTCCTTGCGGTCGGGGCAGCAGCGGGGCACGTCGGGTGAGGAGTAGCCGAGCAGGGTCGCGGTGACGGCGCCGTCGCGCAGGGCGAGGCCGGTGGCGTTCTGCCGGTCCTTGGGGTCGACGAGGGTGGCGACGACGCGGGGTTTGCCGGTGCGGGGCCCGGTGATGACGTAGATCCCGTCGGGCGGGGTGCCCGAGCCCGCTTCGCAGTGGACGACCGCGACGGTTTCGGGCCTGCCGTCGCCGTCGAGGTCGCCGGAGGCCTTCTTCTTCACGACGGGTTCCACGGGGCCGCAGGCGATCGGGAAGGTGACGGCGGCGGGGTCGGGCGCGGGGGCCGGGGCGGGTGCGCCGGCAGCGGCCCTGGAGTGTGTCTTGGGGCCGGTCTGGGCCGCGGTGGCGGCGTCGGGCTGCAGGACGGCGGAGCCCGCGACGACGGCGGCGAGTGCGGCCGCGGTGGCCAGCCAGTGGATGGGGCGGGTGGTGGTGTGTGCCAGTTCCGGGACCGCGGGGTGCTGCACGGGGAAGCGTCTCCTGTGAGGGCTGTGCCGGCGGGGAGGTGGCCAGCATCGTGCCATACGTCACAGTGAGGAGGAACACCGGGGTCCCGGTGGTTCTCGCGGTTCTCGCGGTACGGGGCTGGTGTTCTGCCAACGAAACGGCGCCGCCGCCGAGTTCCCTGGTCGGTCAGGGAACTCGGCGGCGGCGCCTGCTTTTTGGACGGGGCGTGCCGCGGCTCAGCGCGGGGAGCCGCCGTCGGCGTTGGGGCCCGAGTAGTCCTCGCCGTAGGCACCCTTGGCGGGGCGGCGGCGGCGCATGGGCGGCTCGACGCCGTCCGCGAGGCGGCGGGCGGTGAGGAGGAAGCCGGTGTGCCCGATCATGCGGTGGTCGGGGCGGACGGCGAGGCCCTCGATGTGCCAGTTGCGGATCATCGATTCCCAGGCGGTCGGCTCGTTGAAGCCGCCGATCTCACGGATGGACTCGACGGTCCGTGCGAGCTGGGTGGTGGTCGCGACATAGCAGCAGAGGATGCCGCCGGGGACGAGTGCCTTGGAGACGGCCTCCAGGCATTCCCAGGGGGCGAGCATGTCGAGGATGACCCGGTCGACCTCGGTGTCGCTGAGGTTGTCCTGGAGGTCGCCGACGGTGAGCTGCCAGGCGGGGTGCGGCCCGCCGAAGTAGCGCTCGACGTTCTGCTGGGCGATCTCGGCGAAGTCCTCGCGGCGCTCGTAGGAGTGCAGCATGCCCTGGTCGCCGATGGCGCGGAGCAGGAAGCTGCTCAGCGAACCGGAGCCCACGCCCGCCTCGACGACGCGTGCGCCGGGGAAGATGTCGGCGAAGGCCAGGATCTGCCCCGCGTCCTTGGGGTAGACCACGGCGGCGCCGCGGGGCATGGACAGGACGTAGTCGGGGAGCAGGGGTCGCAGCGCCAGGTAGGCGACGTTTCCCGTGGTTCGGACAACACTGCCCTCGGGAGCGCCGATCAGCTCGTCGTGGGGGAAGGAACCCTTGTGGGTGTGGAAGTTCTTCCCGGCCTCGAGCGTGAACGTGTAGTGGCGTCCCTTGGGGTCGGTGAGCTGGACCTGGTCCCCGACCTTGAAGGGCCCGCGACGGCGGGCGGCACCGGTCGGTTCGGACATGTGACCAGCCTACCGGCCTCCGCGCGGGCCGCCGACCACCGAGGCCCGCCTAGGTGGGGCGGGCCATGGCCTTGACGAAGGCGCGCTCGACGTCGGCGGCGGAGAGGACTCCGTAGATCTCGCCGGACTCCTCGACGACGAGGTATTCGGTGGCGGGCGTGGCGCGGAGGGTGTCGAGGAGTTCCTCGCCGGCGAGCTCGGCGGAGATGCGCATGCCTTCGGTGAGGTCCTGGGCGAGGCCGCCGACGCCGACCCAGGGGCGGCGGTGCTGGGGCACGGAGACGATGGCCGCTTCGCGGACGAGGGCCATGGGGTCGCCGTCGGTGTCGACGACGACGAGGGCGCGGGCGCCCGCGTCGTTGGCGCGGCGCAGTGCTTCGGAGAGGGGGGTCTCGCTCTCGACGGGGACGGCGCGGCGGGTCAGGGTGCGGGCGCGGAGTTCGGGCAGGTGCTCGCGGAGGCGGGCCATGCGGAGGCTGTTTCCGGCGCCGGTCCAGATGATCGCGGCGAGGATCGCGGCGAGGAGGGCGTCGGTGACGGTGTCCATGCCGCCGATGTCCTGGGCCTCGCCGCCGAGGGCGCCGGACTGGTTGAGCAGGGGCAGGCCGATGAGGACGGAGATGGCGAGGGCGCGGCCGACCCAGGCGGCTGCGACGGTGCCGCTCATGGGCTTGCCGGTGATCTTCCAGACGACGGCGCGCAGCATGCGGCCGCCGTCGAGGGGCAGTCCCGGCAGGAGGTTGAAGGCGGCGACGATGAGGTTGGAGATCATCAGGCCGGCGAGGAGGACGCCGGGGACGGTGCCCGCGTCGACGGCCTGCATGCCCGCGTAGAAGACGCCGGCGAGGACGAGGGAGAGGAGGGGGCCGACGAAGGCGAGGACGAATTCGCGGCCGGGGGTCTCGGACTCCTTCTCGATCTCGGAGACGCCGCCGAAGAACTGGAGCTGGATGCGGCGTACGGGGAGTTTGAAGCGGAGGGCCGCGACGGTGTGGGCGAGTTCGTGGACGAGTACGGAGGCGTAGAAGGCGACGGCGAAGAAGAGGGAGACGAGGTAGCGGGCGCCGCCGAGCTCGGGCAGGACGCGGTCGAGCTGGTTGCCGAAGACCCAGGTGATGAGGGCGGCGACGAGGAACCAGCTGGGGGCGACGTAGACGGGTACGCCGAAGGGTTTGCCCATGAGGAGTCCGCCGCCGGGGCCTTTCTGGGCCTTGGGCGGTACGGGGGTTCCCTTGCCGGGGCGGCCGGAGCGGGCGGCGCGGGGGCGCCGGTCTTCGGCGGGCCGCTCTCCCGCGGGCGCTTCGGTGCGCTGTGTTTCGGTGCGCGGCGTTTCGGTGCGCGGCGTTTCGGTGCGCGGCGTTTCGGTGCGCTGCGTCTCCGTGCGCTGCGTCTCCGTGCCTGGTGTCTTGGTGAGGGAGGTCCGGTTGTCGTCCGTCGACGGCTCGACCGGGCGCGTCGGCTCCTGGGAGCCGGGCGCGTGGTGCGGGCCGTGTGGCTCCGCCGGCCGCAGGCCCTCCGCGCCGTCGGACTGCGGCCCGCCGTTCTCGCCGCTTTCGTCCACGATGTCCCCTCGTTCGAAGCGTCCCTCGCCCCGGTCTGGCGTGGTTACCCGCACGATCATGCAGGGCGAGAGGGTCTGTCGTCGATGGTATGCGGCTGTTGTCAGTGTCGGGTCGTAGGGTCTGTCCCTATGGAAACCAGCTCCG from the Streptomyces venezuelae genome contains:
- a CDS encoding site-2 protease family protein, translated to MDESGENGGPQSDGAEGLRPAEPHGPHHAPGSQEPTRPVEPSTDDNRTSLTKTPGTETQRTETQRTETPRTETPRTETPRTETQRTEAPAGERPAEDRRPRAARSGRPGKGTPVPPKAQKGPGGGLLMGKPFGVPVYVAPSWFLVAALITWVFGNQLDRVLPELGGARYLVSLFFAVAFYASVLVHELAHTVAALRFKLPVRRIQLQFFGGVSEIEKESETPGREFVLAFVGPLLSLVLAGVFYAGMQAVDAGTVPGVLLAGLMISNLIVAAFNLLPGLPLDGGRMLRAVVWKITGKPMSGTVAAAWVGRALAISVLIGLPLLNQSGALGGEAQDIGGMDTVTDALLAAILAAIIWTGAGNSLRMARLREHLPELRARTLTRRAVPVESETPLSEALRRANDAGARALVVVDTDGDPMALVREAAIVSVPQHRRPWVGVGGLAQDLTEGMRISAELAGEELLDTLRATPATEYLVVEESGEIYGVLSAADVERAFVKAMARPT
- a CDS encoding ferredoxin, with amino-acid sequence MTVRHEAETGSEGHDLEVWIDQDLCTGDGICAQYAPEVFELDIDGLAYVKSADDELLQAPGATTPVPLTLLNDVVDSAKECPGDCIHVRRVSDSVEVYGPDAA
- a CDS encoding tRNA (adenine-N1)-methyltransferase, coding for MSEPTGAARRRGPFKVGDQVQLTDPKGRHYTFTLEAGKNFHTHKGSFPHDELIGAPEGSVVRTTGNVAYLALRPLLPDYVLSMPRGAAVVYPKDAGQILAFADIFPGARVVEAGVGSGSLSSFLLRAIGDQGMLHSYERREDFAEIAQQNVERYFGGPHPAWQLTVGDLQDNLSDTEVDRVILDMLAPWECLEAVSKALVPGGILCCYVATTTQLARTVESIREIGGFNEPTAWESMIRNWHIEGLAVRPDHRMIGHTGFLLTARRLADGVEPPMRRRRPAKGAYGEDYSGPNADGGSPR